One Rhizobium sp. NRK18 genomic window carries:
- a CDS encoding sugar ABC transporter substrate-binding protein — protein MKLSALFAGTAAIAVLAFGGAASAAQYKIGITQNNVGVDSYQTTYDKAFTEAAKANDKVEAVVLDAGGDVSRQIAQIEDLIQQNVNAIIIWPTNGEAVIPAVRKAYKAGIPVIVTNSNIAKEGFDFVKSFSGPDNITQGSRAAEIMCDKFKDMGIADTAKIVQISGQPGYTTAIERAKGFEDRLPEVCPKVQLMETQPGDWNREKSQKVMEAFLVKYDHIDGVYAGDDNMGVGALNAAKAAGRDGIIFVGATNFAVGYEAMERGEYWGSIYQSPVDDAKAALQTAIDVLDGKDVPFLNYFDTPKITQDNMKDFTKPVF, from the coding sequence ATGAAACTGAGCGCATTGTTTGCCGGGACGGCTGCCATTGCAGTCCTGGCCTTTGGCGGGGCCGCGAGCGCCGCCCAGTACAAGATCGGTATCACGCAGAACAATGTCGGCGTGGACAGCTACCAGACCACTTATGACAAGGCATTCACCGAGGCTGCCAAGGCCAACGACAAGGTCGAGGCAGTGGTTCTCGACGCTGGCGGCGACGTGTCTCGGCAGATCGCTCAGATCGAGGATCTGATCCAGCAGAACGTCAATGCCATCATCATCTGGCCGACGAACGGCGAGGCCGTCATCCCGGCCGTACGCAAGGCCTACAAGGCCGGCATTCCGGTCATCGTCACCAATTCCAACATCGCCAAGGAAGGCTTCGATTTCGTCAAGTCCTTCTCTGGTCCGGACAATATCACCCAAGGTTCACGCGCCGCCGAAATCATGTGCGACAAGTTCAAGGACATGGGTATCGCCGACACAGCCAAGATCGTCCAGATCTCCGGTCAGCCCGGCTACACCACCGCGATCGAACGCGCCAAGGGCTTCGAGGATCGCCTGCCGGAGGTATGTCCGAAGGTCCAGCTGATGGAAACGCAGCCGGGCGACTGGAACCGCGAAAAGTCGCAGAAGGTCATGGAAGCCTTCCTGGTGAAATACGACCACATCGACGGCGTCTATGCAGGCGATGACAACATGGGGGTCGGAGCCCTGAACGCTGCCAAGGCGGCCGGCCGCGACGGCATCATCTTTGTCGGTGCGACCAATTTTGCCGTCGGCTACGAAGCGATGGAGCGCGGCGAATATTGGGGGTCGATTTACCAGTCTCCGGTCGACGATGCCAAGGCCGCGTTGCAGACCGCGATCGACGTGCTCGACGGCAAGGATGTGCCTT